In Flavobacterium gelatinilyticum, a genomic segment contains:
- a CDS encoding efflux transporter outer membrane subunit — translation MKTLYKIGMVSLTAAIMTSCVVGKKYSRTDLQSPEKFREEVSVTGDTVLLPWKTYYKDPMLAALIEKALVKNNEVIIAMKSMEQLDLSYKQAKLSLLPTLDFDAGASRSYQSKNSLNGSLSAQFIGKDYMDDYSANLRLSWELDIWGKAAMQKRDAKAAYFAQKENLSALKTRIIVQVAQAYYNLLALDEQLKIAEKNIELSNSTLEMTQLQYNSGSVSSLAVSQTEAQKKTAELLVPLAKANIAVQENALQILCGEYPDSIARAGNLNDDELNVALPVGIPVSLLSRRPDVKASEYAVMSATAKTGLSKAAMYPTLSLNPSIGVNSFEFDKWFDFPGSVTKTIAANLAQPIFRKKALRTSYEVAVLEQEKAVVQFKQSFITAVGEVNDAMSRLKYADERIILAKEKAASLEKATNDASLLYKSGMANYLEVITAQNSSLQNELDVVTIKLEKLNASINLYRALGGGTE, via the coding sequence ATGAAAACATTATATAAAATAGGAATGGTTTCACTTACCGCAGCGATCATGACGTCGTGCGTGGTAGGAAAAAAATATTCCCGTACAGATTTACAATCACCTGAAAAATTCCGTGAAGAAGTTTCGGTAACAGGTGATACGGTTTTGCTTCCTTGGAAAACCTATTATAAAGATCCAATGCTGGCGGCTTTAATCGAAAAAGCCCTTGTTAAAAACAACGAGGTAATTATTGCCATGAAAAGCATGGAGCAGCTGGATTTAAGTTACAAACAAGCTAAATTATCCTTACTGCCAACACTTGATTTTGATGCAGGTGCAAGCCGTTCGTATCAGTCTAAAAATTCCTTAAACGGATCTTTAAGCGCGCAGTTTATTGGTAAAGATTATATGGACGATTACAGCGCAAACCTTCGTTTGTCTTGGGAACTGGATATCTGGGGAAAAGCTGCCATGCAGAAACGTGATGCAAAAGCTGCTTATTTTGCTCAAAAAGAAAATCTTTCGGCATTAAAAACCCGCATTATTGTTCAGGTGGCACAAGCATATTATAATCTTTTGGCATTGGATGAACAGCTTAAAATTGCTGAGAAAAATATCGAATTAAGTAACAGTACGTTAGAAATGACGCAGCTGCAGTACAATTCAGGATCGGTAAGTTCACTGGCAGTAAGTCAGACCGAAGCTCAAAAGAAAACCGCCGAATTGTTAGTGCCTTTAGCAAAAGCAAATATTGCAGTTCAGGAAAATGCATTACAGATTTTATGCGGCGAATATCCGGACAGCATAGCACGTGCAGGAAATTTAAATGATGACGAACTAAATGTTGCGCTTCCGGTTGGAATTCCGGTTTCACTTTTGAGCCGAAGACCAGACGTAAAAGCCAGCGAATATGCGGTAATGTCGGCAACAGCCAAAACAGGATTATCAAAAGCGGCCATGTACCCAACACTAAGTTTGAATCCATCTATTGGTGTAAATTCATTTGAGTTTGACAAATGGTTTGATTTCCCGGGATCAGTAACCAAAACTATTGCGGCGAATCTGGCTCAGCCTATTTTCAGAAAGAAAGCATTACGAACATCTTATGAAGTGGCCGTTTTAGAACAGGAGAAAGCAGTTGTGCAGTTCAAACAGTCTTTTATTACGGCAGTTGGCGAAGTAAACGATGCCATGTCAAGACTCAAATATGCTGACGAACGCATTATTCTGGCGAAAGAAAAAGCAGCTTCTTTAGAAAAAGCCACAAACGATGCTTCACTTTTATATAAAAGCGGTATGGCAAATTATTTAGAAGTTATTACAGCACAAAACAGTTCATTGCAAAACGAACTGGATGTGGTGACTATAAAACTCGAAAAGTTAAATGCATCCATCAACTTATACCGTGCCTTAGGGGGCGGAACGGAGTAA
- a CDS encoding efflux RND transporter permease subunit, whose product MLKKIIDRPVLATVISIVLVILGIIGLTRLSVTRFPDISPPTVMVSGSYPGGNSETVIRSVVTPLEEQINGVENMQYIKSTASNDGSFSISVIFKQGVDPDQAAVNVQNRVQQATPKLPQEVIRMGLTTSKQQNSMIVIFNLYTDDNSKYDELFLQNYANINLVPQMKRVPGVGQVQIFGQKDYSMRVWLDPRKMANAGLVPSDVTQAIAEQSLESAPGKLGEESSAALEYVIRYKGKKNKPEQYENIVVKNNGSNVLRLKDVARVEFGSISYSGDNKSNSKNAVTMAILQTSGSNANDIEIGINKEVERLSKSFPPGIKYVNVMSTKERLDEATGQVKSTLFEAFILVFIVVFIFLQDIRSTIIPAIAVPVAIVGTFFFLLVFGFTINILTLFALVLAIGIVVDDAIVVVEAVHSKMEEDHEISAKDATHGAMAEITGAVISITLVMSAVFIPIGFMTGSSGIFYKQFAYTLAIAIIISAVNALTLTPALCALLLKNHGSKDGEHQEKTTFKERFFIGFNSSFENLTGRYIKGVRFLIGRKWIAAGVVTGITAFAVYMMMSTPKSFVPLEDDGFMVYSLSMPPGTALDRTTAVIEKLEKELAPIEAIDVNTSITGFNILSNSASPAYGLGFIKLKPKKDRGAVKDIEEIMNIVNGKLAGIKEGQIMVFRMPPVEGFGVTSGAEIVLQDRMSRSPETLKAMSDKVIGQIMQQPGVQYAYTTFRADYPQLELEVDEDKARQMGVNIKELLGNIQTYFAGDQSADFSRFGKFYRVNVKADGIFRMDEDAFNEIFVRNADMQMVPVKSIVKFHKVYGPESVNRYNLYNSVNITAMALPGYSNGQIMTNLETVLDKLPSDYSYEWTGLSLEEKAGGSQTVAIFGLCLLFVFFLLAAQYESYLLPLAVLLSIPTGILGAFAGVKAVGLDNNIYVQVGLIMLVGLLAKNAILIVEFALQRRLAGLTIVEAAIEGSRSRLRPIIMTSLAFIVGMIPLMFASGGTAVGNRSISVSAAVGMFSGVVLGVFVIPLLFIVFQYLQEKVSRKKIGVQVQTIKE is encoded by the coding sequence ATGTTAAAGAAAATAATAGACAGGCCGGTATTGGCCACGGTTATCTCCATTGTACTGGTGATCTTGGGGATTATAGGTCTTACCCGATTATCTGTAACGAGATTTCCAGATATTTCGCCGCCAACGGTTATGGTAAGCGGTTCGTATCCGGGAGGAAACAGTGAAACCGTTATTCGTTCGGTAGTAACACCATTAGAAGAACAGATCAACGGAGTTGAAAATATGCAGTACATTAAATCTACTGCCAGTAATGACGGGTCGTTCTCGATCAGCGTTATATTCAAGCAGGGAGTAGATCCGGATCAGGCTGCCGTAAACGTACAAAACAGGGTACAGCAGGCGACTCCTAAACTGCCGCAGGAAGTGATCCGAATGGGATTAACGACTTCTAAACAGCAAAATAGTATGATTGTTATTTTCAACTTGTATACAGATGATAATAGCAAATACGACGAGTTATTTTTGCAGAATTATGCCAATATCAACTTAGTGCCTCAAATGAAACGTGTTCCAGGGGTGGGACAGGTTCAGATTTTCGGACAAAAAGATTACTCGATGAGAGTCTGGCTGGATCCGCGAAAAATGGCCAATGCAGGTTTGGTGCCTTCAGATGTAACGCAGGCAATTGCGGAGCAGAGTTTAGAATCGGCTCCGGGGAAACTGGGAGAAGAATCTTCGGCCGCTTTAGAATATGTAATCCGATACAAAGGAAAAAAGAACAAACCGGAACAATATGAAAATATTGTCGTTAAAAACAACGGAAGTAATGTTTTGAGGCTTAAAGACGTAGCCAGAGTCGAATTTGGTTCTATTTCGTACAGCGGTGATAATAAATCGAACAGTAAAAATGCAGTTACGATGGCGATTTTACAAACTTCGGGTTCAAACGCCAACGACATCGAAATCGGAATTAATAAAGAAGTAGAAAGACTTTCAAAATCTTTCCCTCCGGGTATTAAATACGTAAACGTAATGAGTACCAAAGAAAGACTTGATGAAGCAACAGGTCAGGTAAAATCGACTTTGTTTGAAGCATTTATTCTGGTATTTATCGTGGTATTTATTTTCCTTCAAGACATTCGATCAACGATAATTCCGGCTATTGCAGTACCAGTAGCGATTGTAGGAACGTTTTTCTTCCTTTTGGTTTTCGGGTTTACGATTAACATCCTGACGCTTTTTGCCTTAGTATTAGCAATTGGGATTGTGGTCGATGATGCAATTGTCGTTGTCGAAGCCGTTCACAGTAAAATGGAAGAAGATCATGAAATTTCGGCTAAAGATGCCACACACGGCGCTATGGCAGAAATTACAGGAGCCGTAATTTCGATTACCCTGGTTATGTCGGCGGTATTTATCCCGATTGGTTTCATGACAGGATCTTCGGGGATTTTCTATAAGCAGTTTGCTTATACACTGGCTATTGCGATTATCATTTCGGCCGTAAATGCCTTAACGCTTACGCCTGCATTGTGTGCCCTTTTATTGAAAAACCACGGAAGTAAAGACGGCGAACATCAGGAAAAAACAACTTTTAAAGAGCGCTTTTTTATTGGATTTAATTCAAGTTTCGAAAATTTAACGGGAAGATATATTAAAGGAGTTCGTTTCTTAATTGGAAGAAAATGGATTGCAGCAGGAGTAGTTACCGGAATTACAGCTTTTGCGGTGTACATGATGATGTCGACACCAAAAAGTTTTGTACCTCTGGAAGATGACGGATTCATGGTGTACAGTTTGTCTATGCCGCCCGGAACAGCTCTTGACAGAACAACCGCTGTAATTGAGAAATTAGAAAAAGAACTGGCTCCTATAGAAGCTATCGATGTGAATACGAGTATTACAGGATTTAATATCTTGAGTAATAGTGCCAGCCCTGCTTACGGATTAGGATTTATAAAACTAAAACCTAAGAAAGACAGAGGAGCAGTTAAAGATATTGAGGAAATCATGAATATCGTAAACGGTAAACTGGCTGGTATTAAAGAAGGTCAGATTATGGTTTTCAGAATGCCTCCGGTAGAAGGTTTTGGTGTAACAAGTGGTGCCGAAATTGTATTACAGGACAGAATGTCGAGAAGTCCGGAGACTTTAAAAGCCATGTCAGATAAAGTAATCGGGCAGATTATGCAGCAGCCTGGAGTTCAGTATGCCTATACTACTTTCAGAGCCGATTATCCGCAATTGGAATTAGAAGTAGATGAAGACAAGGCCCGCCAGATGGGAGTGAATATAAAAGAACTTTTAGGAAATATCCAGACGTATTTTGCGGGAGATCAGTCGGCTGACTTTTCTAGGTTTGGTAAATTTTACAGAGTGAATGTAAAAGCCGATGGAATTTTTAGAATGGATGAAGATGCGTTTAATGAAATTTTCGTAAGAAATGCCGATATGCAGATGGTTCCGGTAAAATCGATCGTGAAATTCCATAAAGTGTACGGACCCGAATCTGTAAACCGTTACAACCTTTACAATTCGGTTAATATTACGGCTATGGCACTGCCGGGCTATAGTAACGGGCAAATTATGACCAATTTAGAAACGGTGTTAGACAAACTTCCGTCTGATTATAGTTACGAATGGACAGGTTTGAGTTTAGAAGAAAAAGCAGGAGGAAGCCAGACCGTTGCCATCTTCGGATTGTGTTTATTGTTTGTATTCTTCTTATTGGCCGCACAATACGAAAGTTATTTATTGCCGCTTGCCGTACTGCTTTCTATTCCAACCGGAATTTTAGGAGCATTTGCAGGAGTTAAAGCCGTGGGTCTGGATAACAACATTTACGTTCAGGTGGGATTAATCATGCTTGTAGGACTTCTGGCAAAGAACGCGATTTTGATTGTAGAATTTGCCTTGCAGCGACGTCTTGCCGGATTAACGATTGTCGAAGCCGCAATCGAAGGATCAAGATCAAGGTTACGACCAATTATCATGACGTCACTTGCCTTTATTGTAGGTATGATTCCGTTAATGTTTGCTTCGGGAGGAACAGCTGTCGGAAACAGATCCATCAGTGTCAGCGCTGCAGTGGGAATGTTCAGCGGCGTTGTTCTGGGTGTTTTTGTAATTCCGTTACTATTTATTGTATTCCAGTATTTACAGGAAAAAGTATCAAGGAAAAAAATCGGAGTTCAGGTTCAAACTATTAAAGAATAA
- a CDS encoding efflux RND transporter periplasmic adaptor subunit: MTKQFFQNCRAFSSIAVLLIVILFSSCGKSGADAQMAPPKPEVDFLQTNSETGEVEKKYPGTVEGTVNVDIKAQVSGYLEAIYVKEGDYVNKGQSLFKIKGDVYAEQVNNSRAAYKSALANQANAKLEVEKIKPLVEGKVFSDMQLKTAQANYEAATAQVAQAKAALGSSQINSDFSLIKAPVSGYISRIPNRVGNLVTPTDAVPLTVLSEINNVFVYFSLTEADYLAFSKDAKSNQTVSLIMADDSVYEHKGKLEVASGNIDRATGTIALKATFPNPKKQLRSGGSARIILNKSLSSVITIPMASVKDIQDKFFVFVLKEGNKVAMVPIEIAGSAGTDYFVKAGLKPGDKVALNSIDVLYDSMEVVPKIAAKK; the protein is encoded by the coding sequence ATGACAAAACAGTTTTTTCAAAATTGCAGGGCATTCAGCAGTATTGCAGTTTTATTGATAGTGATTCTTTTTTCTTCATGCGGAAAAAGCGGAGCAGATGCACAAATGGCACCTCCAAAACCGGAAGTAGATTTTTTACAGACTAATTCAGAGACAGGAGAAGTAGAAAAAAAATATCCGGGAACAGTAGAAGGAACTGTTAATGTTGACATAAAAGCGCAGGTATCAGGTTACCTTGAAGCCATTTATGTAAAAGAAGGAGATTATGTAAACAAAGGGCAGTCTTTGTTTAAAATTAAGGGCGATGTGTATGCCGAGCAGGTAAACAACAGCCGTGCCGCATATAAAAGCGCTTTGGCAAATCAGGCCAATGCGAAACTGGAAGTAGAAAAAATCAAACCGCTAGTAGAAGGAAAAGTTTTTTCAGACATGCAGTTAAAAACAGCACAAGCCAATTACGAAGCCGCTACAGCACAGGTTGCGCAGGCAAAAGCCGCTTTAGGATCTTCACAAATTAATTCAGATTTCTCTTTGATTAAAGCACCGGTAAGCGGGTATATCAGCCGTATTCCAAATCGTGTGGGAAATTTAGTAACACCAACAGATGCTGTTCCATTAACCGTTTTATCTGAAATTAATAACGTATTTGTTTATTTCTCACTTACAGAAGCCGATTATTTAGCTTTTTCAAAAGATGCAAAGTCGAATCAGACCGTAAGTTTAATAATGGCGGATGACAGCGTATACGAACATAAAGGAAAACTGGAAGTTGCCAGTGGAAATATCGATCGTGCAACCGGAACAATCGCTTTAAAAGCTACTTTCCCGAACCCGAAAAAACAATTACGTTCAGGCGGTTCGGCCAGAATTATTCTCAACAAAAGTTTATCATCTGTAATTACAATCCCAATGGCAAGTGTAAAAGACATTCAGGATAAATTTTTTGTTTTTGTTTTAAAAGAAGGCAATAAAGTAGCCATGGTTCCTATCGAAATTGCAGGAAGTGCCGGAACAGATTATTTTGTAAAAGCTGGTTTAAAACCGGGAGACAAAGTAGCCCTGAATTCTATCGATGTACTTTACGATAGTATGGAAGTAGTTCCAAAAATCGCTGCAAAAAAATAA
- a CDS encoding LytR/AlgR family response regulator transcription factor translates to MKILIVEDESINASRLKRLLEELEPDCQILGIIDTVVDTVSWLQSNPCPDLITMDIRLADGLSFSIFDEVEITCPVIFTTAYDEYAIRAFKVNSIDYLMKPIEKNELEHALTKFKSLNKTDSNVNNIAGILKELIQKPVYRLRFLVTYRDGYKSVDVADIDFVYSEFKTSNLFLKSGVIISIPQTMEELEQELDPNVFFRANRQFFIRAESIKSIANYFNAKLKIQLKLDLEREVIISREKAPFFKQWMDR, encoded by the coding sequence ATGAAAATTTTAATTGTAGAAGATGAAAGTATAAACGCCAGCCGTTTAAAAAGACTTTTGGAAGAACTAGAACCCGACTGCCAGATTTTGGGTATTATAGACACAGTGGTCGATACCGTTTCCTGGCTGCAATCCAATCCTTGTCCGGACTTAATTACAATGGATATTCGTCTGGCCGATGGACTGAGTTTTTCTATTTTTGATGAAGTCGAAATCACATGTCCGGTTATCTTTACAACGGCGTATGACGAATATGCAATTCGTGCTTTTAAGGTAAACAGCATCGATTACCTGATGAAACCCATCGAAAAAAACGAACTGGAACATGCCTTAACCAAGTTCAAATCTCTCAATAAAACCGACAGTAATGTCAACAATATAGCTGGAATTCTAAAAGAACTGATTCAGAAACCCGTTTACCGTCTTCGTTTTTTGGTAACATACCGCGACGGCTACAAAAGTGTCGATGTTGCCGATATTGATTTTGTGTATTCTGAATTTAAAACGAGTAATTTATTCCTGAAATCAGGTGTTATTATTTCGATTCCCCAAACCATGGAAGAGCTTGAACAAGAGCTTGATCCTAATGTATTCTTCCGCGCTAACAGGCAATTCTTCATCCGCGCCGAAAGCATCAAATCTATTGCGAACTACTTTAACGCAAAACTAAAAATACAATTAAAACTGGATCTTGAAAGAGAGGTCATAATCAGCCGTGAAAAAGCACCTTTTTTTAAGCAGTGGATGGATCGATAA
- a CDS encoding sensor histidine kinase, whose translation MRLGIQNKTARSGKNFFYRYYRVIVIPAVFLVYLSSYYWLNPYRNFEEESLLDIDQTFDILIILIYCAILTELTLFVGRKLNYYIRWEHNPVFRAIAQFICLIAGNILLNFIFSSVWDYFYPCTALEENDLVTIWQSKVMAAIISLLISAIHTGIFLLNRWRVNSEETAELRIKASELQEAVTRSELESLKLQLDPHFIFNNFSTLTELIYEDPQQAASFLENITRVYRYMISNTNKDTITVKEEIEFLNAYFYLLKKRLGEKVDLIIKIDNSCLQLHLPPLTLQLLVENAIKHNMATLSNPLTISVYCDLGDIIVRNNLQPTAGKSLVSTGIGNKNIEFRYKILCDRMPVFCESHGYYYARLPLI comes from the coding sequence ATGAGGTTAGGCATTCAAAATAAAACAGCACGTTCCGGAAAGAATTTTTTCTATAGATACTATAGGGTTATAGTAATTCCGGCTGTTTTTTTAGTATACCTTTCTTCATATTACTGGCTGAATCCCTATCGAAATTTTGAAGAAGAAAGCCTGCTTGATATCGATCAGACTTTCGATATCCTGATCATTTTGATATATTGTGCAATTCTGACGGAGCTGACACTTTTTGTAGGCAGGAAACTGAATTATTATATTAGATGGGAGCACAATCCTGTATTTAGGGCAATTGCACAATTTATATGTCTGATTGCCGGGAATATTCTCTTAAACTTTATTTTTTCAAGCGTATGGGACTATTTTTATCCCTGTACAGCTTTAGAAGAAAATGATCTCGTTACGATCTGGCAGTCTAAGGTTATGGCCGCTATTATTTCGCTTTTGATAAGCGCCATTCATACCGGAATATTTTTATTGAACAGATGGCGGGTAAACTCCGAAGAAACAGCCGAACTCCGAATTAAAGCATCAGAACTTCAGGAAGCCGTAACTAGATCTGAACTGGAATCTTTGAAACTGCAGTTAGATCCTCATTTTATTTTTAATAATTTCAGCACACTCACAGAATTAATTTACGAAGATCCCCAGCAGGCAGCTTCATTTCTTGAAAATATTACCAGAGTGTATCGTTATATGATTTCCAATACGAATAAAGATACCATTACGGTAAAAGAAGAAATCGAATTCCTGAACGCTTATTTTTATTTACTGAAGAAAAGGCTGGGCGAAAAAGTCGATCTTATAATTAAAATAGACAATTCCTGTTTGCAGCTTCATTTACCGCCTTTAACTTTGCAGTTATTGGTAGAAAATGCCATAAAACACAATATGGCAACCTTGTCAAATCCGCTTACTATTTCTGTTTATTGCGATCTTGGAGATATAATTGTTAGAAATAACCTGCAGCCTACAGCAGGAAAAAGTCTGGTTTCGACCGGAATTGGAAATAAAAATATAGAATTTCGATATAAGATATTATGTGACCGAATGCCAGTTTTTTGTGAATCGCATGGATATTATTACGCACGTCTGCCATTAATTTAA
- a CDS encoding beta-ketoacyl-ACP synthase III — MNAVITAIGGFVPPAILDNKKISETVDTSEEWIEKRTGIKERRIADDDTATSDLASAAIENLLENYNVDRKEIEALVLATATPDHILSPTASKVCEKSGLTNAFGVDLNAACSGFLYALETAASMIESGRYEKIIVVGADKMSSIVDYEDRNTCILFGDGAGAVLLEKTESNYGLMKSILRTDGSGTSSLLVPAGGSKTPASMQSILHRSHFLKQEGSFVFKKAVASMSQVSQDVLAKNELDTDEIDWVIPHQANLRIINAVGESLNIDSEKVKVNIERYGNTTSATIPLCLWDFREDFKEGQNLLITTFGAGFSWGATCLKWGIMRDDKTTKSFRANVRKKSVLTV, encoded by the coding sequence ATGAACGCAGTTATAACAGCAATCGGCGGTTTTGTTCCGCCAGCTATCCTCGATAATAAAAAGATTTCTGAAACAGTAGACACATCCGAAGAGTGGATCGAAAAACGTACAGGTATTAAAGAACGAAGAATTGCTGATGACGATACTGCAACCTCTGATCTTGCCAGTGCCGCCATAGAGAATCTTCTTGAAAACTATAATGTCGACCGTAAAGAAATTGAAGCCCTTGTGCTGGCAACTGCAACGCCGGATCATATTTTGTCGCCAACTGCCAGCAAAGTATGCGAAAAAAGCGGCCTTACAAATGCTTTTGGAGTAGATCTTAACGCAGCCTGCAGCGGGTTTTTATATGCACTCGAAACAGCGGCAAGCATGATCGAAAGCGGTCGTTATGAAAAAATAATAGTAGTGGGTGCCGATAAAATGAGTTCGATTGTAGATTATGAAGACCGCAACACCTGTATTCTTTTTGGAGACGGGGCGGGAGCAGTTTTATTAGAAAAAACAGAATCGAATTATGGGTTGATGAAAAGCATTCTGAGAACAGACGGAAGTGGTACATCCTCTTTGCTGGTGCCTGCGGGAGGTTCCAAAACACCGGCAAGTATGCAGAGCATTCTGCACCGTAGTCATTTTTTAAAACAAGAAGGATCTTTTGTATTTAAAAAAGCAGTGGCTTCTATGAGTCAGGTTTCACAGGACGTTCTGGCTAAAAACGAATTGGATACAGACGAAATCGACTGGGTAATTCCGCATCAGGCTAATCTGCGAATTATCAATGCAGTAGGTGAGAGCCTGAATATTGATTCTGAAAAAGTAAAAGTAAATATCGAACGTTACGGCAACACCACATCGGCTACTATTCCGCTTTGTTTATGGGATTTCAGAGAAGATTTCAAAGAAGGCCAGAATCTGCTTATTACCACTTTTGGTGCCGGATTTTCGTGGGGAGCGACCTGTTTAAAATGGGGAATTATGCGAGATGATAAAACGACAAAATCTTTTAGGGCCAATGTTCGAAAAAAAAGTGTTTTAACAGTATAA
- a CDS encoding universal stress protein yields the protein MTTPLTIIAATNFSPIANNAVTYAAGLAKATGAKLVLFNSFSLSVHSANSLITAETMQKQIEKATTRLSILGTEIADLFKIEVDSFCTYSFLEDELSSILSNTGADLVVMGMAERSFEQELLGNSTTSVIKNLNIPVLAVPQNARFTSVSKILYACDTLSLSFIKRFNWIKGVIGSLGAEIEFFSVDAKLDDLKEEQSKMLLNSTIEKEFEAVKYLYKTVRSNAVINEIKKEIKNYEADILVMVPQKYGFWDSLVHKSKTRIMAAGLDIPLLSFPNY from the coding sequence ATGACAACACCACTTACTATCATTGCTGCTACTAATTTTTCGCCTATAGCAAACAATGCGGTTACGTATGCCGCAGGACTTGCAAAAGCAACAGGAGCAAAACTTGTTTTATTTAATTCTTTTTCTTTAAGCGTTCACAGTGCCAACTCACTTATTACTGCAGAAACGATGCAGAAACAAATCGAAAAAGCCACAACACGGCTTAGTATTCTGGGTACAGAAATAGCAGATTTGTTTAAAATTGAAGTAGATTCTTTTTGTACCTATTCGTTTCTGGAAGATGAGCTTTCATCTATACTGAGTAATACAGGAGCAGATCTTGTGGTAATGGGAATGGCAGAACGTTCTTTTGAGCAGGAATTATTGGGTAATTCAACCACATCTGTCATAAAAAATCTAAATATTCCGGTATTGGCAGTACCTCAAAATGCGCGTTTTACAAGCGTATCTAAAATATTATATGCCTGCGATACACTGAGTTTGTCTTTTATCAAAAGATTTAACTGGATCAAGGGCGTTATTGGAAGTCTTGGAGCCGAAATTGAATTTTTCAGTGTAGATGCCAAACTGGATGACCTAAAAGAAGAACAGAGCAAAATGCTTCTGAATTCAACGATTGAAAAAGAATTTGAAGCCGTAAAATATCTTTATAAAACCGTACGTTCAAATGCTGTAATTAACGAAATCAAAAAAGAAATTAAAAATTACGAAGCCGATATTCTGGTAATGGTTCCTCAAAAATACGGTTTCTGGGATTCTCTTGTACACAAAAGTAAAACGAGAATTATGGCAGCCGGTCTTGATATTCCGTTATTATCATTTCCTAATTATTAA
- a CDS encoding CPBP family glutamic-type intramembrane protease → MSLLTPFIWILLLLPFISLAFINTKKANPKYLLYFLLYFLADSYIQIASHHYISLDFMGLKFAWAGKFISLILALTIIFSVTKKERHQIGFTTQTNLRKQLQFGILVFLGFLIFDFVFKMILFPKGAAFDLETFAFQASMPGLTEELAFRGIGFWLLDKAFEPKWNWKGIRFGWGFCIITILFAVAHGAILTPDHQFKFDIITIMYLTVISSLSMGILRKFSGSLIFPVIGHNCINVMNAIIRIL, encoded by the coding sequence ATGTCATTACTCACACCTTTTATCTGGATCTTATTACTTCTTCCGTTTATTAGTTTAGCTTTTATCAATACCAAAAAGGCAAACCCAAAATACCTTCTGTATTTTCTATTGTATTTTTTAGCAGATTCTTATATTCAGATAGCAAGTCACCACTATATTTCGCTGGATTTTATGGGATTAAAATTTGCCTGGGCCGGAAAATTTATAAGCCTTATTTTAGCTCTCACGATTATTTTTTCGGTTACAAAAAAAGAAAGACATCAAATTGGTTTTACTACACAAACCAATTTGCGAAAACAGCTGCAATTTGGTATTCTCGTTTTCCTTGGTTTCCTCATTTTTGATTTTGTTTTTAAGATGATTTTATTTCCAAAAGGCGCTGCTTTCGATTTAGAAACCTTTGCTTTTCAGGCGTCAATGCCGGGTTTAACAGAAGAACTCGCTTTCAGGGGAATTGGTTTCTGGCTTCTGGACAAAGCTTTTGAACCAAAATGGAACTGGAAAGGAATCCGTTTTGGCTGGGGATTTTGCATTATCACTATCTTATTTGCCGTGGCGCACGGAGCCATTTTAACTCCGGATCATCAGTTTAAATTTGATATAATAACCATTATGTATCTTACTGTAATTTCGTCTTTGAGTATGGGAATTCTTCGCAAGTTTTCCGGCTCTCTTATTTTCCCGGTTATCGGGCACAATTGTATTAATGTCATGAATGCCATAATTCGAATATTATAA